From a region of the Malania oleifera isolate guangnan ecotype guangnan chromosome 12, ASM2987363v1, whole genome shotgun sequence genome:
- the LOC131144752 gene encoding REF/SRPP-like protein At1g67360, producing MATVKRLKYLGYVRVMAIHLLTWVLNMYEYTKHHSGPLQSPMDRIESVVITVLGPVYRNLEGVPDDLLLYLDAKVDDATKLFDEHAPSLVKWVVRQSLLVARKASQLGKELVHEAEVGGLSGAIRCFVVKFNKFLFSLFVMMWFAANKLPPFQKMAGMLLPAATQLLEKYNKGIISLANTGFSALSHLPSVPINKIGNAFKEREEMFNQGFATVMGGISNVMDKGSTTLSSVPIAGGAAEVATAAASAAQETLTNVMEKGSDVLSSVPVVGGATGAAQNAIGSVMEKGFTVLGHLPSVPLVGEGSKPSEESQS from the exons atggccACGGTCAAG CGGCTGAAGTATCTTGGATATGTGAGGGTTATGGCGATCCACCTGCTCACATGGGTGTTGAATATGTACGAGTACACTAAGCACCACTCGGGGCCTTTGCAGTCGCCGATGGACCGCATTGAGAGCGTCGTGATCACCGTTCTTGGCCCTGTCTACCGGAACTTAGAGGGCGTCCCTGACGATCTCCTTCTCTATCTTGATGCCAAG GTAGATGACGCCACAAAATTGTTTGATGAGCATGCTCCATCTTTAGTCAAGTGGGTCGTCAGGCAATCCCTTTTAGTTGCCCGTAAGGCATCTCAACTGGGGAAAGAACTTGTACACGAAGCTGAAGTTGGTGGCCTGAGTGGTGCCATCCGATGTTTTGTCGTGAAGTTCAATAAGTTCCTCTTTTCCTTGTTCGTGATGATGTGGTTTGCAGCTAACAAGTTACCACCTTTCCAAAAGATGGCAGGAATGCTGCTTCCTGCAGCTACGCAATTGCTGGAGAAGTACAACAAGGGAATCATCAGTTTGGCAAACACAGGTTTTTCTGCCTTAAGTCACCTCCCTTCAGTTCCAATTAACAAGATAGGCAATGCATTTAAGGAGCGCGAGGAGATGTTCAACCAGGGATTCGCCACTGTGATGGGTGGAATTTCAAACGTGATGGATAAAGGTTCGACCACCTTAAGTTCGGTTCCAATTGCCGGTGGGGCAGCTGAAGTAGCAACGGCAGCTGCTTCCGCCGCACAAGAAACACTCACAAATGTGATGGAGAAAGGATCTGATGTTCTAAGTTCGGTCCCCGTGGTGGGTGGGGCAACTGGTGCTGCACAAAATGCAATCGGCAGCGTAATGGAGAAAGGTTTCACTGTCTTGGGTCACCTTCCTTCGGTGCCACTTGTAGGCGAGGGGTCGAAGCCAAGTGAGGAATCCCAGAGTTAA